tcttccccgttctgatgctcggtctgcacttcagcaggttgtcttgaccacctctacacgcctaaatgcgctgagttgtggccgtgtgattggctgattagctatttgtgttaacaagcagttgaacagttagttgtacctaataaagtggccagtgagtgtatgacGGGATGTATGAACTCacctgtgttttctgctttttcttcatCCTTCTTTGCTCtccgctctctgtctgtcctcttCTCTGTCCTGCAGAATGAAATGATACAAAATGAGATACAGATACTGTACAtatttaaactgtgtgtgtgtgtgtgtgtgtgtgtgtgtgtgtgtgtgtgtgtgtatgtgtgtgtgtgtgtgtgtgtgtgtgtacctctgCATCTCCAGTAGATGACTCCTCCAAGTCCCAACAGGAAAAGAAGGACAGGAATAAAGATGAAGAAATGAATGGAATAACCTGtgtcaagaaaaaaatgagagacTTTGCAAATTTGTAcatatatatagtaaatatttacagtaaataaagtgaacacatgctctacacaaaaaaataaatatagcatttttctgctaattttagtttAACATAGGGAAAAGAAattgaatataaaatgtgtcaaacTGTTTACACGggacatattttatgttttttttttctttttccaatatgttaaaatctgaaaaatgactaaaatgaaaactaaacCTGTCATTTGAATGGAGTctacacattttcacacatgaCTGTAGGTGAACAGTGATGAGGGGGTGGGATCTTTAAAACTCAAAGAGCTGGATTTCTGCACAGATACATTCATTAAAAGATTGAAATTATTTATGAATATAAACTGGGAATGTTTTACCTTTTACAGTCAGTTTGATGGTTAAACGTGAACCTTTAACAGCACAGATATAATCTCCCccatcctcttcagtcaggtgggatatgagtagagagagatttcctggagagtgaccattaaacagctgaactctgtctctgtactgaccACTCTCACTGGATACCTCttcttgtttgtgtgtggatctgttttgtttcttccagcGGAATGTCTTAACTTTGGTGTGAAGGTCAGTGCAGTAGCAGGGCAGCAGAGCTGACCCTCCTGTATGAGCTGTGATACTCAGTACTTCTCCTCTGTTTTGCAGACGGCAGCCTGTAGAAACACATCAGTCAGATCAGATTGATCATCTACTCTTTGTTTGACATCATGattacagtttttattttaaatatttgatgtCAACACACAGCTTTGACGGGTCACTTCTTGATATcaatcaaaatatcaaaattcTTTGATGAAGAAAGTTCTATTTATATCAGAAGCACCTTGCTGCTGTCCAAAAACCCTCCATGTATCACAATTTCATTTTTCGGTTTAAAATTTTCAGCATTATTTGCACACGGGAGCTGTCCTTTCCTCAAAATATCAGAAcaagtggaccaatagaaatggtcagAAATGACATGGGGGGAAAATTGTATTAacttacaaccccatttccaaaacagttgggatgctgtgtgatatataaataaaaacaaaatacaatgatatgcaaatcatttaaactctatatctCATTGTTTGCTTTGATTGCTTCAAAgacttgttttttgaaaaatctgtgtccattttgaatttgatgccaaaaaaattgggacagggacaaaaaaaggctggtaaagttgtgtagtgCTTAAAAAAGCACCTGGTAGttcattggcaacaggtcagtaacatgattgagcACAAAAAGAGCCGATTAGAAGTAAAGTTGGGGagggggtcaccactctgtgaaagactgcatcatcaaatcaagaataatgtttctcagcaataaagaacttttgcttttcatcatctatggtgccttataacattaaaagaatctggagaaacctCTGTATgtagggacaaggccaaaagccAGAATTTACTGGCCAAGTTCTTTGGGCCCtgagatggcactgcattaaaaacagatataatCCTccagtggaaatcattgcatgggctaagaaacacttctgaaaaccactgtctgtgaaaacagttcagtgctgcatccacaaatgctaattaaaactcctaaatacaaagaagaaatcaaatataaacaggatccataaatgctgccaccttctctgggctcattttaaatgtattgagtGAAAGCAGAAAAGTGTCTTGGAATCCGACGAATCGACACTTaaatttctttttggaaatcatggacaccgtGTCCTCCGAGCTAAAGACctctcagcttgttatcagtgcacagttcaaaagccagtattcatgatggtatagggctTCATTAGTGCATATAGCGTGGGTGACATTTAAGTctacacattttcacacatgaCTGTAGGTGAGCAGTGATGAGGGGGTGGGATCTTTAAAACTCAAAGAGCTGGATTTCTGCACAGATACATtcattaaaagatttaaattatttatgaaTATAAACTGGGAATGTTTTACCTTTTACAGTCAGTTTGATGGTTAAACGTGAACCTTTAACAGCACAGATATAATCTCCCccatcctcttcagtcaggtgggatatgagtagagagagatttcctggagagtgaccattaaacatctgaactctgtctctgtactgaccACTCTCACTGGATACCTCttcttgtttgtgtgtggatctgttttgtttcttccagcGGAATGTCTTAACTTTGGTGTGTACGTCAGTGCAGTAGCAGGGCAGCAGTACTGACCCTCCTGTATGAGCTGTGATACTCAGTACTTCTCCTCTGTTTTGCAGACGGCAGCCTGTAGAAACACATCAGTCAGATCAGATTGATTATCTACTCTTTGTTTGACATCATGattacagtttttattttaaatatttgatgtCAACACACAGCTTTGACGGGTCACTTTTTGATATcaatcaaaatatcaaaattcTTTGATGAAGAAAGTTCTATTTATATCAGAAGCACCTTGCTGCTGTCCAAAATACCCTCCATGTATCACAATTTCATTTTTCGGTTTAAAATTTTCAGCATTATTTGCACACGGGAGCTGTCCTTTCCTCAAAATATCAGAGcaagtggaccaatagaaatggtcagAAATGACATGGGGGGAAAATTGTATTAacttacaaccccatttccaaaacagttgggatgctgtgtgatatataaataaaaacaaaatacaatgatatgcaaatcatttaaactctatatctCATTGTTTGCTTTGATTGCTTCAAAgacttgttttttgaaaaatctgtgtccattttgaatttgatgccaaaaaaattgggacgggGACaaaaaaaggctggtaaagttgtgtagtgCTTAAAAAAGCACCTGGTAGTTCattagcaacaggtcagtaacatgattgagcACAAAAGAGCCGATTAGAAGTAAAGTTGGGGagggggtcaccactctgtgaaagactgcatcatcaaatcaagaataatgtttctcagcaataaagaacttttgcttttcatcatctatggtgccttataacattaaaagaatctggagaaacctCTGTATgtagggacaaggccaaaagccAGAATTTACTGGCCAAGTTCCCTGAACTTGTACTAATAGCCATTTTTGACTGGCACATAGATTTAGGTCTGTATAATATCAATAACTCagtaatgtatgtatgtctgtatttTTGTAGCATTTTTCCAGAGAAAAGATACAAAGTTATacaaaacattacataaaataaacaaagcaaatgtaaaaatactcataataaagaataataacaAAAGTAATAGGAGCAAAACAGGCACATACAATGAGACATAAgatccacacatacacacattaaataattaaaagattaaaagattATCCGTATATGAAAACTAAAGAAGATAAGAGAGTAAGAATCTGTGTTTAGACGAGTCTTAATAACATGCAGCGAACAGACGGTCTAATGTCCAGAAGAAGAGAGGTCAGAGTTCAGACAGTTAAACGCcggtctgttttattttaactttgtttGGGGGTGATTTGAACAGGGTGTACACATTTTCTCACATGACTGTAGGTGAACAGAGATGAGGGGTGGAATGTTTAAAACTCACACTGGTTTTCTATGAAGATACGTTTCATTATAAGATTTGAAATTTGTTATGAATGAAAACTGAGTCAGTGTTTTACCTTTTACAGTCAGTCTGATGATTAAATGAGCACCTTCAACAGAGCACTGATAatctcctccatcctcttcagtcaggtgtgatatgagtagagagacgtttcctggagagtgaccattaaCCAGCTGAACTCTGGCTCTGTACTGACCACTCTCACTGGATATCTCTTCCCATGTGTCTTTGTTGT
This genomic interval from Pygocentrus nattereri isolate fPygNat1 chromosome 4, fPygNat1.pri, whole genome shotgun sequence contains the following:
- the LOC119263231 gene encoding obscurin-like, whose protein sequence is MLLTFYLLFIGLHVSEGCTLENRGEVLNIAAHAGGSVLLPCYCTDQHTTPEEFSWKKDNKDTWEEISSESGQYRARVQLVNGHSPGNVSLLISHLTEEDGGDYQCSVEGAHLIIRLTVKGCRLQNRGEVLSITAHTGGSVLLPCYCTDVHTKVKTFRWKKQNRSTHKQEEVSSESGQYRDRVQMFNGHSPGNLSLLISHLTEEDGGDYICAVKGSRLTIKLTVKGCRLQNRGEVLSITAHTGGSALLPCYCTDLHTKVKTFRWKKQNRSTHKQEEVSSESGQYRDRVQLFNGHSPGNLSLLISHLTEEDGGDYICAVKGSRLTIKLTVKGYSIHFFIFIPVLLFLLGLGGVIYWRCRGQRRGQTESGEQRRMKKKQKTQDEVTYSTVVHSNTTRTTTVTLIGEKTEYATIRVN